One stretch of Miscanthus floridulus cultivar M001 chromosome 18, ASM1932011v1, whole genome shotgun sequence DNA includes these proteins:
- the LOC136521548 gene encoding cytochrome b561, DM13 and DOMON domain-containing protein At5g54830-like, protein MAPAALRLLLAILCLGSRLARAAAAGCGSNTSLAGYKADLRMSQHQLRGRVEVLDGCSFRVAALDLLPGSTSTRWWRADGTDLDSLSRGEPAAAEPLDRTFRSESLVFRLLPGLSWPLVPVLAAFDPVTSSLFGFVRLSGANASDSSSSSAASAPTMLDSCAQLSPRFRVRWTLHEANNSIDIALEAAVGSEYYMAFGWAKPGAAKPSVIGADLAVSGFTEDGLPFAEDYYVTKYSECLLRKDGLVEGVCPDTIYDRDNTTGLVNNSRLVYGHRRDGVSFVRFSRPLVSEDKRYDVSVDGTRNMTVVWAIGLLRPPDSLRPYYLPLMSRRSGSPGTAFTFAKLNLSNASNGCVGPLDAEDKEDQARITTERNTPLVVTVGPALHYPNPPNPDKVLYINKKEAPLLKVERGVPVTFSIEAGHDAPLYITSDPVGGNATFRNASEIIYAGGPKAEGVPATPTELVWLPDRNTPDQVYYQSLYDPKMGWKIQVVDGGLSDMYNNSVLLDDQQVTFFWTLSGDSINIAARGEKKSGYLAIGFGSAMVNSYAYVGWVDGNGKGHVKSYWIDGKDGMSVHETHENVTHKRCRSENGAVVFEFTRPLTPSCSGRVECKNIIDPTTPLKVIWAMGAQWSPGPLSLKNMHSDTSNRPIRILLLSGLAEAVEDLRPVLAVHGFMMFVAWAILLPGGIMAARYLKHLKGEVWFQAHTYLQYSSIAVMFLGVLFAVAELRGFSFKSRHARIGAVALTFASMQPINAYLRPHRTENGESPPGNRVVWEYLHVLTGRSAALAGTVALFTGLQHLGHRYGSKTIKGLTCGLILWVISVTLVTAYLEYMAIKRRTAGADGPSGKWVLGSSEEDDTVDLLQSDRVVSKMESNSSPEPMEVQLEPLKR, encoded by the coding sequence ATGGCGCCCGcggccctccgcctcctcctcgccATCCTCTGCCTCGGCTCGCGTCTCGCCAGGGCGGCAGCGGCGGGGTGCGGATCGAACACGAGCCTTGCGGGGTACAAGGCGGACCTGCGCATGTCGCAGCACCAGCTCCGCGGCCGCGTGGAGGTGCTCGACGGCTGCTCGTTCCGCGTCGCTGCGCTTGACCTCCTGCCGGGCTCCACCTCCACGCGGTGGTGGCGCGCGGATGGGACCGACCTCGACTCCCTATCGCGCGGCGAGCCCGCGGCAGCCGAGCCGCTGGACCGCACCTTCCGGTCCGAGTCCCTTGTGTTCCGCCTCCTCCCGGGCCTTTCCTGGCCGCTCGTCCCCGTCCTCGCGGCCTTCGACCCCGTCACTTCCTCCCTCTTCGGCTTCGTGCGCCTCTCCGGTGCCAACGCCTCCGATTCATCCTCCTCGTCCGCGGCGTCGGCGCCCACCATGCTCGACTCCTGCGCCCAGCTCTCCCCGCGCTTCCGCGTGCGGTGGACGCTCCACGAGGCAAACAATTCCATCGACATCGCCCTCGAAGCGGCGGTCGGATCAGAGTACTACATGGCGTTCGGGTGGGCGAAGCCTGGCGCGGCCAAGCCGTCCGTGATCGGCGCCGACCTCGCCGTCTCCGGCTTCACCGAGGACGGCCTCCCCTTCGCCGAGGACTACTACGTCACCAAGTACAGCGAGTGCCTGCTGCGCAAGGACGGCCTCGTCGAGGGCGTCTGCCCGGACACGATCTACGACCGCGACAACACCACCGGGCTCGTCAACAACTCGCGGCTGGTCTACGGCCACCGCCGCGACGGCGTCTCCTTCGTGCGCTTCTCGCGCCCGCTGGTGTCCGAGGACAAGAGGTACGACGTCTCCGTGGACGGCACCAGGAACATGACGGTGGTCTGGGCGATCGGGCTGCTGCGGCCGCCGGACTCGCTccggccgtactacctgccgctGATGAGTCGCCGCAGCGGGTCTCCGGGGACGGCGTTCACCTTCGCCAAGCTCAACTTGTCGAACGCGAGCAATGGGTGCGTCGGGCCGCTGGACGCTGAGGACAAGGAGGATCAGGCCAGGATCACGACGGAGCGCAACACGCCGCTGGTTGTGACGGTTGGACCGGCGCTGCATTACCCCAATccgcccaaccccgacaaggtgctcTACATCAACAAGAAGGAGGCGCCTCTGCTCAAGGTGGAGCGCGGCGTGCCAGTCACCTTCTCCATCGAGGCCGGGCACGACGCGCCACTCTACATCACGTCTGACCCCGTCGGAGGCAATGCCACTTTCAGGAACGCGTCAGAGATCATCTACGCCGGTGGACCCAAGGCAGAGGGCGTGCCGGCTACACCAACAGAGCTCGTCTGGCTGCCTGATCGGAACACGCCGGACCAAGTGTACTACCAATCCTTGTACGATCCGAAGATGGGCTGGAAAATTCAGGTAGTCGATGGAGGCCTCAGCGACATGTACAACAACAGCGTGCTACTGGATGATCAGCAGGTGACATTCTTCTGGACTCTCTCTGGTGACTCCATTAACATTGCTGCACGGGGTGAGAAGAAGAGTGGATACCTTGCAATTGGATTTGGTAGCGCAATGGTAAATAGCTATGCTTATGTCGGGTGGGTCGATGGCAATGGCAAGGGGCATGTCAAATCTTATTGGATCGACGGGAAGGACGGGATGAGTgtgcatgaaacacatgaaaatgTTACACATAAGCGATGCCGATCGGAAAATGGCGCGGTCGTATTTGAGTTCACTCGTCCATTAACACCTTCATGCAGCGGAAGGGTGGAGTGCAAGAACATAATCGATCCGACGACTCCTCTGAAGGTCATCTGGGCCATGGGTGCTCAATGGTCACCGGGCCCCTTAAGTTTGAAGAACATGCACTCGGACACAAGCAATCGTCCTATCAGGATTCTTCTGCTGAGCGGCCTGGCTGAAgcagtggaggacctccgcccgGTGCTTGCTGTTCATGGGTTTATGATGTTTGTGGCATGGGCTATTCTGCTGCCAGGGGGAATCATGGCTGCGAGATACCTGAAACATCTGAAAGGCGAGGTCTGGTTCCAGGCTCACACCTATCTGCAGTACTCAAGCATAGCTGTCATGTTCTTGGGTGTTCTGTTTGCGGTCGCTGAGCTCCGAGGTTTTTCTTTTAAATCCAGACATGCTCGAATTGGCGCAGTAGCATTGACATTCGCATCTATGCAGCCAATTAATGCCTATCTTCGACCGCATAGAACAGAGAATGGAGAGTCTCCGCCTGGAAACAGAGTAGTTTGGGAATATCTGCATGTTCTGACCGGGAGATCTGCTGCGCTTGCTGGTACCGTGGCGCTCTTTACTGGTTTGCAGCATCTTGGGCACAGATATGGCAGTAAGACCATCAAGGGACTTACATGTGGACTGATCTTATGGGTTATAAGCGTTACTTTGGTAACCGCTTACCTTGAGTATATGGCGATTAAGCGAAGAACAGCAGGTGCTGATGGTCCTTCAGGAAAATGGGTGCTTGGCAGCAGTGAGGAAGATGATACAGTCGATCTTTTGCAATCTGACAGGGTAGTCAGTAAAATGGAGTCTAATTCGTCACCTGAACCAATGGAAGTACAGCTTGAGCCACTTAAAAGATGA